The Stieleria maiorica genome includes the window CCGGATTGAGTCGCCAGTGGGAGCGATGCGGGTTGGTCAATGGACTTGTAGGGGCATGTCGGGTGAAAAGGTAGGAAGATTATGGAGGTAGGAAAATTGGTGAGACTCAATCGAGGACGCAATTCATCATCTTCTTACCCCCGAAATCTTCTTACCCCGTTTCAGTGCGTTCCAAGTCATGGAATGGACACCTACACCAGAATCGGTTCGATTAAATCACCGTGCACATCGGTCAGACGAAACCGTCGGCCCTGGTACTTGTACGTCAACCGTTCGTGGTCGATTCCCATCAAGTGCAGAATCGTCGCGTTGAAATCGTGAACGTGGACACCGTTTTCGATCACGTTGTATCCGAATTCATCGGTCTGGCCGTAGCTGAATCCGGGTTTGATCCCGCCGCCGGCCATCCACATGGTGAAGCAGCGTGGATGGTGATCGCGGCCATAATTGTCGGCCGTCAACACGCCTTGTGAATACGACGTGCGTCCGAACTCGCCGCCCCAGATGACCAACGTGTCATCCAACAACCCGTGTCGTTTCAGGTCCTTGATCAGCGCCGCCGACGCTTGGTCAGTCTCCTTGGCCTGACCACGAATCCCCTTGGGCAAGTTCGAATGTTGGTCCCAGCCTTGGTGGTAAAGTTGGATGAAACGAACATCGCGTTCGGCCAACCGCCGGGCCAACAAACAGTTCGCGGCAAAGGTCCCCGGCTTGCGAGCGTCCTCGCCATACATTTCGAACGTCGATTCCGGTTCGTCGGAAAAATCGGCGACGTCCGGCACGCTGGCCTGCATCCGAAACGCCATTTCGTATTGCGCGATCCGCGATTCGATCTCCGGATCCAGTTCTTTGGCGAATTGGTGCTGATTTAGATCATTGATCGCATCCAATTGGGCCCGTCGACGGCCCCGGTCGACTCCGCCGGGATTCGACAGATACAACACCGGATCGCTGCCGCCGCGAAACTGGACGCCTTGGTATTTGGAATCCAAAAAGCCGTTGCCCCACAACCGCGCATACAACGGTTGGCCGCCTTGGCCGGCGGAGACGAGTACGATGAAGGCGGGCAGATCATCGTTCACGCTGCCCAGACCATACGACAACCAAGCCCCCAACGACGGACGTCCGGCGATTTGCGCCCCCGTTTGGAAAAGCGTGATCGCGGGGTCGTGATTGATCGCCTCGGTGTACATCGATTTGATGAAACAAACGTCGTCGGCGATCTCGCGATGGTGCGGCAACAGATCGCTCAGCCAGGCGCCCGATTGACCGGCCTGGGAAAACTTGAATTGAGATCCCGCCAGCGGCAGCAACGACTGATTGACCGACATACCGGTCAAACGCTGCTCGCCGCGGACTTCCGCTGGCAATTCCTGGCCGTTCATCTGGTTCAACAGCGGCTTGTAATCGAACAAGTCCTGCTGCGCCGGTCCGCCGGACTGGAACAGATAAATGATCCGCTTGGCTTTGGGCGGAAAATGCAACCCACCACCTGTGTCCGTGACCGTCGTTTCGCGTCCCATCAAATTGCCGAGCGCCGCGGCGCCCAAGGCAACGCCGGCACCGCTGCTTTTGAGAAACAGACGGCGATTGGCTGCCATGGCATGGCTGAGAGAATTGGGGTTCATGGTTGTGACCAGGTAGGAAAGGAGACGGGGGTGATGCGATCCGCAATTGGTTGTACGACGTCCTTTCTAGGTCGTCGCGTCGAGTCCCGCGGACGACGGCCCGGAAGGGCCATCGTACCCACAGAAACAAATGGTCCGGCTAGCGTTTCCAAACCGTTGCATCCAAGTTCATCATCGCCTGGCAGACGACGGTCATCGCGGCCAGCTGTGGCGGTGGGACGTCCGAAGCGACCGTCGACTGGCCGATCGCAAGCAGTGCGGCGGCACGTTCGGGCTCGTCGGCAAAGTAAGCTTGTTCTTCTTTCAACAGCGACAGTAAACGCTCCAGCTCGTTCGTATCTGCGTTGCGACCGGTCAATTTCAAAAAGGCGAGTTGAACGCGTTCGGGATCGTCGTTTTGATTCATCACCGATTCGGCCAGTGCGCGTGCGGCTTCGACGAATTGAACGTCGTTCATCAATACCAATGCCTGAAGCGGCGTGTTGGTGCGTGATCGCTCCATCGTGCAGACCTCACGCGTTGTCGCGTCGAGCGCCAACATGTTGGGCAGCGGCGCCGTGCGTTTCCAAACCGAATACAACGATCGTCGGTAAAGCGCGGTGCCGACCGATTGCTGGTACGGCGGAGACATGCCGTTGGATTCCCGCCACAGGTCGCCGCCGGGCTGATAGGGCGACACCGGCGGCCCGCCTTGTTCGTCGTTCATCAGTTCCGAAGCCGCCAACGCCAGGTCGCGAATCTGTTCGGCGGCAAGACGACTGGCCGGCCCGCGGGCGAGCAACAGGTTGTCGGGGTCACGCTGCAGTTTGTCCGCGTCGACGCGTGAATCCTGGCGATAGGTCGACGACAGGACGATTTGACGACACAAACGTTTGACGTCCCATCCGTTGTCGACAAAATCGCGAGCCAACCAGTCGAGCAGCTCCGGGTGCGTCGGCAATTCGCCTTGCAACCCGAAATTTTCCGGCGTCGTGACCAGCGGGCTGGAAAAGAAGTTGCCCCACAGCCGGTTGACGGCCACCCGCGCCGTCAGCGGGTTTCGCGAATCGGTCACCCACTGTGCCAATCCCAACCGATCACGCGGTGCCTGATCGGGAAACGGCAGTCCGAACTGGGAGAACGTGTCGCGGTTCACCCGCGTGTCTTCGTTCTTGGGAGCATCGTATTGGCCTCGGGCGAGAATGTACGCCGGACGAGCCTGATCCATCTCCTGCATCACCGGAATCTCGTTCATCGCTTCTTCTGCCATAACCAACGCTTTCCTGGCGTCGGTCAACGTTTGCAGGGATTGGCGAGCCGGTGTATCGATCGCCGCAGCAAAGTAGGCCTCGGTCGGTTCGATCGGCTCGCCCGTGGCCAGGTGTTTCATTTCCGGTTCGGTCAACGCCCGGTCATAAACTCGCACGTCATCGATCAACCCGCCGGCGAATCCGCGTGCGCGAAAACGTTGCCCGATCACGAATTCGCCCCCGTGATCGACCACCACGTTGGCCCGCTTTTTCACCTGATCACGCAAGACGTCCGTCTCCAGCAGGACACCATCCAAGTACAATCGCAATCCGGCCGCTTGTGACGAACCGTCATAGGTCGCGGTGACCTGGTGCCAGGCGCCCGCGGGAATCGGATCGATCGTGCGAACCGACATCGCGTTACCAGGCCAGACACGGGCCATCCGCGATTCCAGATGACCGTTTTCGATCGTCAGGTCCCAGCCGTTGTAACCACAATCGGTGCCTCGGGTGTGATGAACGATCACGCTGCGATGAGGCGTGCGTTTGGTATCCCGCAGCGTCACCACAACCGAAAACGGCGTCCAGCGATCAAAGGCGGGAACTCCGTGCGTCGTGACGCCGCGTTCACCGTCCAACACGATCGCACGGCGCGGCACCGCGACCGGTTCCGGCGCAGCATCCTGTTGGTCGTCGCTGGCAGTTCCAGTCGCTTCGGCAGCCTTACTGGTGCGTTGTTGGTCCGCTGCCAGCGCCGGATCCAGCCGCGGGATCGAGCAATCCTGGACCGCTTGCAACGGGGACATCGACGTCCACGAGCGGTCGGACTGCGACGGGTGATAGAGATCCTTGATGGACTTGTCGAAATCGACGTCAAACCCGATCGCCAATCGCAGGTCCGGAATCGGTGACACGGTGTCCGAATCGCGTTTCCACGATTCGTATCGTTGTGCGGATTGGCGCAACACGTTCGCGTAATCTTGCTCGGCCGCACGCAGCGTTTCCATCGCCTCTCGACGTGCCGCTTCCTGCTGCTCGGTCGGCAGCAACAACGACGGACACGGGACTTTTTCGGTGCGGTCATAGACGCCGCTTTCGTCGATCGAATTGAAGAACGCCGACAGCGAATAGTAGTCACGCATCGGGATCGGGTCGTACTTGTGATCGTGACAGCGGCAACATTCTAGGGTCAGCCCCAGCACCGCGGTGCCGAACGTATGCACGCGGTCGGCAACGTTCTCGACACGCCACTCTTCAAACACCGCCCCGCCTTCGTTGTTCAGCCGGTGAATCCGATTGAACGCGGTCGCCAACTTCTGCTGGCGCGTCGCATCGGGCAACAGGTCGCCGGCCAGTTGCCACGTCAAAAAATCGTCATAGGGCAGGTTCTCGTTCAGCGCGTCGACCACCCAGTCGCGATAGGGCCACTGTGTATTTAGCTTGTCACTCTGGTAGCCGTACGAATCGGCGTAGCGGGCGGCATCCAACCACGAAACCGCCATGTGCTGGCCGAAGCGTGAGGATTGCAACAATCGATCGACGACCGATTGGTATACCGCATCGCGATGACGGCGGCTGTCGTCTCCGGCCAACGCGTCCTCAAACTCGCGGATCTCCGCGGGCGTCGGCGGCAAACCGGTTAAATCCAACGTCGCGCGGCGAAGCCAGCGTTTTGGATCGGCGGCCCGATTGGGCAGCATGCCTTCACGATCCAAGCGATCCAGCACAAACCGGTCGATCGTCTGGCGACACCACTCGGGTTCTTCTGGATTGGGCACCGTGACGCTTTCCGGCAACGGCATGAACGACCAGTGTTCGGCATACGCGGCCCCTTCATCGACCCACCGCTGCAGCGTCTGCTTTTCCTTTTCGCTCAGGCTGAGCTTGGAATGCGGCGGCGGCATCAACAGATCTTCGTCGTCGCTGAGAATCCGATCGACCAGCTCGCCGGATTCGATCAAATCGATCGCCTCCTCGCGGACGTCCAGCCGTAGCCCGGCCTCGCGGTTCTCCTCGTCCGGACCGTGGCAATAATAGCACTTGTCCGACAGGACCGGCCGAACGTCTCGGTTGAAATCAAGATCCTCGGCCAGGCAAAGCGTCGATTGAAAGACGACGGCGGCAAAGATGAACGGTCGAACCATGGGGAAATGATCCATCAGACGCGGAAGAGTTCGGTTTTACGGGACGCTGTGAGGAAGCCATCGCCGCGTTGACGTCGCGACGCTCGCCAGAGCGCGGAGAATCTCGGCGAACCACCTTCTGGCGAAGGTAGCTACGTTGGACCGGCAATCCACGGGGTATCCTGCGCAACGTGGCGCTAACCGACGACGGCACGTGGATTCTGATTGATCCCGAACCGTGCGTCTTGCACCGGTTGATCATGGCGGTGTAAAATTGCTGCATGAGTAATACCAGGACGGCCGAGCGTTTTTACCGACGTCTGGACCCCCAAGGCCAGATTCTGGGGCTCTTTGACCTGTTGCCGAGCGTCTCGTTCTTCGTCAAAGATCGCCGCGGCCGATTCATCGCTCTGAATCGTCGCGGGTGCGAGTATTGTGGTGTGGCCAACGAAAACGACGCGATCGGACGCACCGATCATGACTTTTTCCCCAAGCAACGGGCCGACGAATACCGGGCCGACGACCTGAAAGTGATGGAGAGCGGGCGCGAGATTCGCAACCGGATTGAAAGTGCGCCCGAAGCGGAAGGCTCGCCGCGTTTGGTGATGACCAGCAAGATTCCGCTGCGTGATCGCCGCGGAAACGTGATCGGCATCGCGGGATTTTCACGCCAAGTCGAAGAGCTTCGTTCCCCGGGCGGGACGGTCGCCGCGTTTGCCGATGTGATCGCGCATCTGCACCGACATTACGACGATCCGTTGACGACTCCCTTTCTGGCAAAGATGGCAGACCTGTCCGTCAGCCAGTTCGAGCGGCGATTTCGAAAGGCGTTCGGCTGCTCGGTCCGCCAGTACCTGGTCCGCATTCGTGTGGAGAACGCGACGAAATTGCTGACCGAGACATCGCAAACCATTTCCCAGATCGCGCTGGCGACCGGGTTTTACGACCACGCCCATTTCAGCCGCAGTTTTCGTCAGCTGATGAAGGTTTCGCCGTCGGACTATCGACGGCAATTTCGGCATGAATCGTAGCTCCCACGTAGCGAAACGCGTCAAGGGTTTCGGTTTCGGCGGGGTAGATCCCCGCAGTTGGCGCAGGGGAAATAGGACCAATGCGACCTAGGGGACATACTGGACAGGGATGTGATCGTGTCATCTACCGTCCTATCAGTCCCATACGTCCTATGGGTCCTATTTCCGTGCCTGACTCTGCCGCCGACCAGCGGCGAGGAAGGTGATGCGGAGCCCCGCGGGGGAACCGAAAGTCTTGACGACTTCCACTACGGTTCGGTTACACGCCTCAAATCTGTGCCGGCGGCAGCGTCTCCCATTGAATCGCATCACCCGGTGCTGGCGGCAGCTCTTCCGCCGCTTGGACATGTCGGCGGAGCAACTCTCGGGTTGCTTGGAAACCGCGTGCCGCGGCGATCGCCTTCAGTGCCGGGCTATTGACGATCCCATCATAGTGTGACAGCAGCTCTTTCAGTTCCGCTTGGTCTCCCTCGGCGATCAGGTCGTCCACACGATCGGGTGCTAAGAATTCCATCCAGGCTTCGCCATCGTCCATGGCCGAAAGGCTGGCGATCAATTGCTGGGGTGCATTCGCTGTCTGCGGATGTTTCGACGACGGGTTTCGCAGCGCCTCCTTGCTCCCCTTGTACAGGTACGGATTGCGCGGCGACGGATAGGCAAATTCTGGTTGTGGTGTCTTCATCACCAGCGGCGGACGACGGCGGCCGGGGAAATGACTGTCGTATCGATGCCGCTCGCGAAAGTAGGGGTCGTTCAACAGGTCCGGGGCTTCGAAGCTGCCGAACCGGTAGGGATCGTAGACGTAGTTGTCGAAACGATAGGGATCAAACGATCCCGGCCGCGGGTGGTTGTAGTCCGGGTAACTGAACACGCCGATGCTCATTGCCCGCGTCGACGTGGGGTAGGGTGTGCGGTATCGGTTGGGGACGGTGGGAGCCGCATGCGATTGAGCTCGACTGCGGCGCAGCCCTCGCGATTGGTTACCAAACCATTGTCCATTTGCCAGGGAACAATCCACCGACAGCAGCGCGACCAGAACGAACGAAAGACGGACCATTGGAACACTCGCAGGTGAAGTTCGAAAACAACTGCCCAAATCCTAGACCGTTGCTAGGCCATGTTCCCGAAACAATGTCTCCGTATCCGGCTGATCTTTCTTTGCCGACCGACGCGACGCTCACCACCGGGGCGAAGCGATTTTTTCAGAAAAGGTTCAAGACGCGTGCGATGCCACCTGCCGATCCAGAATCTCTCGCACCTGGAGTGCCAATGCGGCTGGCAGAAACGGTTTTCTCAAGCAGGGAACCTCGATCGCCTCGATCGCTTTGTTCGAGGCCGGATCGGCGTGCCCGGTGATCAACAACACCGGCAGATTCGGCCGGACGCGGCGCAGCCAATTCAACAGCGCCGTACCGCTCATGCCCGGCATCGCGACGTCGGAGATCACCAGATCGATCGCTTGATTCGATTCGATCAGTCGCTTGGCCTGCAACCCGTCGGCCGCCGCCACGACGCGGTAACCATACTGTCGCAATGATTTGCACGCCAAATCTCGAATCGCTTGCTCGTCTTCGACGAACAAGACGGTTTCGCTGCCTTGGGCAGGATCCTGTTGCGTGGCTGCGGGTTCTTCGTCCCCCACCGGCTCTTTGGTCGCCGGCAGATGGACGATGAAACGGGTGCCGTGTCCGACTCGGCTCTCGACCGCAATTTGGCCTCGAAACTGTTGGACGATCCCATAGACGATCGCCAGCCCCAATCCGGTCCCTTGTCCGTGCGGCTTGGTCGTGAAGAAAGGATCAAAAATCCGCTCACAAGTCGCCGCGTCCATCCCATGTCCGCAGTCGGCGACTTCGATGACCACGTAGGGTCCGGGACGATCCAACCGCAGT containing:
- a CDS encoding DUF1501 domain-containing protein, with the protein product MNPNSLSHAMAANRRLFLKSSGAGVALGAAALGNLMGRETTVTDTGGGLHFPPKAKRIIYLFQSGGPAQQDLFDYKPLLNQMNGQELPAEVRGEQRLTGMSVNQSLLPLAGSQFKFSQAGQSGAWLSDLLPHHREIADDVCFIKSMYTEAINHDPAITLFQTGAQIAGRPSLGAWLSYGLGSVNDDLPAFIVLVSAGQGGQPLYARLWGNGFLDSKYQGVQFRGGSDPVLYLSNPGGVDRGRRRAQLDAINDLNQHQFAKELDPEIESRIAQYEMAFRMQASVPDVADFSDEPESTFEMYGEDARKPGTFAANCLLARRLAERDVRFIQLYHQGWDQHSNLPKGIRGQAKETDQASAALIKDLKRHGLLDDTLVIWGGEFGRTSYSQGVLTADNYGRDHHPRCFTMWMAGGGIKPGFSYGQTDEFGYNVIENGVHVHDFNATILHLMGIDHERLTYKYQGRRFRLTDVHGDLIEPILV
- a CDS encoding DUF1553 domain-containing protein, translated to MVRPFIFAAVVFQSTLCLAEDLDFNRDVRPVLSDKCYYCHGPDEENREAGLRLDVREEAIDLIESGELVDRILSDDEDLLMPPPHSKLSLSEKEKQTLQRWVDEGAAYAEHWSFMPLPESVTVPNPEEPEWCRQTIDRFVLDRLDREGMLPNRAADPKRWLRRATLDLTGLPPTPAEIREFEDALAGDDSRRHRDAVYQSVVDRLLQSSRFGQHMAVSWLDAARYADSYGYQSDKLNTQWPYRDWVVDALNENLPYDDFLTWQLAGDLLPDATRQQKLATAFNRIHRLNNEGGAVFEEWRVENVADRVHTFGTAVLGLTLECCRCHDHKYDPIPMRDYYSLSAFFNSIDESGVYDRTEKVPCPSLLLPTEQQEAARREAMETLRAAEQDYANVLRQSAQRYESWKRDSDTVSPIPDLRLAIGFDVDFDKSIKDLYHPSQSDRSWTSMSPLQAVQDCSIPRLDPALAADQQRTSKAAEATGTASDDQQDAAPEPVAVPRRAIVLDGERGVTTHGVPAFDRWTPFSVVVTLRDTKRTPHRSVIVHHTRGTDCGYNGWDLTIENGHLESRMARVWPGNAMSVRTIDPIPAGAWHQVTATYDGSSQAAGLRLYLDGVLLETDVLRDQVKKRANVVVDHGGEFVIGQRFRARGFAGGLIDDVRVYDRALTEPEMKHLATGEPIEPTEAYFAAAIDTPARQSLQTLTDARKALVMAEEAMNEIPVMQEMDQARPAYILARGQYDAPKNEDTRVNRDTFSQFGLPFPDQAPRDRLGLAQWVTDSRNPLTARVAVNRLWGNFFSSPLVTTPENFGLQGELPTHPELLDWLARDFVDNGWDVKRLCRQIVLSSTYRQDSRVDADKLQRDPDNLLLARGPASRLAAEQIRDLALAASELMNDEQGGPPVSPYQPGGDLWRESNGMSPPYQQSVGTALYRRSLYSVWKRTAPLPNMLALDATTREVCTMERSRTNTPLQALVLMNDVQFVEAARALAESVMNQNDDPERVQLAFLKLTGRNADTNELERLLSLLKEEQAYFADEPERAAALLAIGQSTVASDVPPPQLAAMTVVCQAMMNLDATVWKR
- a CDS encoding AraC family transcriptional regulator; the encoded protein is MSNTRTAERFYRRLDPQGQILGLFDLLPSVSFFVKDRRGRFIALNRRGCEYCGVANENDAIGRTDHDFFPKQRADEYRADDLKVMESGREIRNRIESAPEAEGSPRLVMTSKIPLRDRRGNVIGIAGFSRQVEELRSPGGTVAAFADVIAHLHRHYDDPLTTPFLAKMADLSVSQFERRFRKAFGCSVRQYLVRIRVENATKLLTETSQTISQIALATGFYDHAHFSRSFRQLMKVSPSDYRRQFRHES